In the genome of Raphanus sativus cultivar WK10039 chromosome 9, ASM80110v3, whole genome shotgun sequence, the window GTCGAGAGTGGGTTGACCAAGGTTGTGTACGTTGTGTTCGTCGGGTCATGTGGGCCCATGCATGAGATCTTCAAGTGCGATGAGCGCGTGAGGCGAGTGGATGATTATTGGGTGTATAAGCCTAATCTCCCAAGGTTGAAGCAGAAGCTTCTCATGCCTGTTGGTTCATGTCACGTTGCTTCTCCATTTGCTCAACTTGGTAATTTTTGATTCTTTCcctctattatttattttctgtagatatatatatattaatttcatgtgtattcaatatttttattcatttatatctcatcatttataaaatatatatacacaacaaACCTTTAAGTAActtctacattttaattttaccaaaaaaacttcTACATTTTAACCTTTTTCTGTAGACTTATTATCATGTAACCATCATAtgtaaagttcaaaaaaaaaatgtaaccaTCATATGTAAGAGGCAAATATGATTGATTAGTATTGAAatctatataaatatgttaaaaggTAGAGACAACTTCATCATGCATTTGCACTTTTGTTTTGTTAGTTAAGTTCCGTTGAATAGGTTTATATATTGGTGGATCATTATTTTAGTGGAGAATAAAGTAATATGAGGTTAATAGTTGGTGTGATTCGGTCGTGCGGCAGAGTATACATTTCctcaatttaattattttaatgaaGCGTAAAACATGCTTACCACAAAACTCATTCACCAGGTTTTCCTCTCTCCATTCGTCTCAGTCTTGAGTTTTGAACTATTATCATTTACAGGCCAAGAAGCATGGAGACCAAAAGATAAAGATAAGCTTACGTCCGATGCAATTCGTAAGCATCGAGTGGCCTACGTGACGGTACTACACTCGTCCGAGGCCTATGTCTGTGGGGCAATAGCTTTAGCACAAAGCATAAGACAATCAGGATCGAACAAGGACATGATTCTCCTCCACGATCGGTCCATAACAAACAGGTCCCTTATCGGTCTCAGCTCCGCTGGTTGGAATCTTCGGCTGATTGACAGAATCCGTAGCCCTTTCGCGGAGAAGGACTCTTACAATGAATGGAACTACAGCAAATTGCGTGTGTGGCAAGTAACTGACTACGATAAACTTTTGTTCATAGATGCAGATATTATCGTTGTCAAGAAGCTTGATCATCTCTTCTATTATCCGCAACTCTCAGCTGCAGGCAACGACAAAGTGTTATTCAACTCCGGAGTCATGGTAATCccaaataaattaattactaTACATCCTTACAAAATTAATTGATGAAATGTTCGAGAAAATAAATGTTGATATCGTAAtctattttgtattattttcttCTGATTCCTTTTTTCACAGTAGAAGATGACTTATTTTCTTAACATTAAACTTTAGTTTCTGATCTATTgctttttttctctgtttcctGTTAAGAAACGTGAGACAACAGATTattattttgtgtgtgtgtttgggCATTCATAAATCAGTTataaagtattattattattattatttttttgcatcAGATTGTCGAGCCATCAGCATGTCTTTTTAAAGATCTAATGGAGAAATCCTCCAAGATCGAGTCATACAATGGAGGAGACCAGGGATTCCTCAATGAGAATTTTGTATGGTGGCACAGGTTATCGAAACGCGTGAACACAATGAAGTTCTTCGCCGAAAATTTTAAAGGAACACGCGATCTTCCAGATGATCTAGAGGGTCTGCACTACTTGGGACTGAAGCCATGGGTATGTTATAGAGACTATGATTGCAATTGGGACATGAAGTTAAGGCACGAGTTTGCCAGCGATTCAGTGCATGAAAAATGGTGGAAAGTTTATGACAAGATGCCAGAGCAGTTGAAAGGTTATTGTGGTTTGAATAAGAAAATGAAGTATAGGATTGAGAAGTGGAGGAAAATCGCTGAGAAAGATAGTTTGCCTGATAGGCATTGGGAGATAGAAGTGAGAGATCCTAGGAAGAATAACCTTGTTCAGTGAGAGTGTTTTGTCTTTGATTTTATTGAAGTCTTACAGAAACTTGTGAAGTAAGACTGAAGAACCTTCTGATTCGAGAAAGGGTTCTcgcttctgtttttttttttctgtcacacagggttttattttaatttctgtAATTTTCAAAGTATAACGGAGAATTTTTATACGACAAAGCGTAGAAGAATCTCACTCTGAACTTCACATTGTTAATTTTGCTTATATAATCATCATTCGTGTTGTAATATATGTATTCTACAAATATTGTTGGAGAGAGATTCCAGTCTTTCTAAAAAACACAAACGAATTTGGAGTTCGATTCCCAAAATGCAATTTCTTTCAGATTATTGGATGCATAGTATCGCATATGTTGTAATTAGTCTATCATTTGCACCTGAATATCTTCAAACtctatttcaattttaatagaaatttagTCGACAAAATAACCAACCCATGCAAATATGCAATAATATCTTCAAGCACTTTGTCTAGTTGTCTGGTGAGTTTTGTCTAATGCAGAGTCCTttcgacaaaagaaaaaagagtccTTCACGTTTTGGTCGGTCACTAATTAGGACAAAGTCAGTTCCATCAAATCATAGGCACTAGCTTCATTCTTTATTAGTGAAATTATCGATatttacattctttttttttttcaacttcgGTTCATAAATCATCATGTCACTTGTTACAAAATTATCTaatacttgtatatatattttccctCGCAGATacaatagtttttttataaaagaaagaCTCACGTTTACGTGTATACATCAGATCATTCATCTAGTATCCATTAAAGGAACATCTTCTATGGTTTGAAGTTAATATCAGTTCGATTGATCTGATGTGAAAGATTACGAACAGAGCCATTATACGAAGACCAACTAAGGTTCATGAATCCACGTTAACCTACGAACCGAGATAATGACTCGCTCCTTCAATTTTCCTTTCCTCATCATCGCTAGTACACTCTTCCTCTCCTCTGTCATCGCCGCTGATGAAGCTTTTCCGTCGATTCCCACTACCTTCTAAGTAGCCTTGTCAAAAGTGAGACGAGGCATAAATTATACACATGATTTATCAGGATATAATCCCTGTGGAGGCACTGAAGCTGGATGATGTGGAGGTAGGAGTGTACTCGCTTCATTGCTTACCGTTGAGATTGGTTGGAGCGGAAGGTGCACCAACGAGATGTATTCTCATCAAGTGATTCAATTTCATCGCCTTCTCCGTAAGCTGATCAGTATACGAAAGTGATTATAAGAATAACGATGCTTCTTTACTTCCAAGATCTGGAACTATATAGAGCACCTGTTATACATGTCACGTTGATGCCTTTATAAATGAGCGTATGTTCACATGTATGTAAATCGAAAGGGCGTGAGAATAAAATTAGACTGTAACATTTAATATGCTGATGTATTTTTACAATTGCACGTACGAACAAAACATATAACGTGCTGTAGCCTGTAAGAATGGAGTGCACGAAACCATATACACGAGTCTTTAGCCTCTTTACTGGGCCGATCACTAGGCGAATCCAGTAAGTAGTAAACCGAATCGAACCAAAATGTGTttaaaccaaatcgaaccaaaAATGAAAGTATTCTGTGAAGCTGAGAGATTTTGATGGGTTTAACCCGAGACAGAGGGCATCCCCTgtatattaatcctggaacattacaacatgttttgtagccacgtgtcattactaggatgattctcagaaatcattagaaaaatatgttggtccatataaatatatattatactttttattaaactaattatcatattaattaatagtcttaaattctttccttaaataaaagctacgtaagtttatttccttaaataaaagctatgaaattacctaatatgattaacgtatatatgataattaatgattacaaatcaaaaatatttgataaaaaaatttgtatcctctacattttattttaattaatattttaaaaaaaaatcacttaaacatatttaaaaaaatagatttttcatatatgttatattttaaattttttaaaacgtctataaattaccaaaaattgtaagatgttgttaagatgatattttttagaacagaacatgatccgaaacgaaatatttcggatatcgaatatatcgaaaccagatttatatacttaaatatatattttttttttagaatttaatatctaaaagaatattaaaaatatataaaatgttattaagttgtccaaaatacttgaaaatatttacaaatagttaaaaatacatgattaaaatagttaaatgatattcaaaataccaatacttcaaatatctattgatttcttatccgaatattgaagctaaccaaattttatgttaagtttaagtattttagcttgcattatacacatttatatgttataaataatttttttatttttatattttgagaaatttaaagtatatacaaattttatttttttaaaaaataaaatgagttatctgagtccaaatccaaaccgaacccgcagaTCCGAACCGGATCGAACTCACAAAAAGTCGAAATAtaactgaaccaaaccaaactaaactgaaccaaatggtatccgaatgtccaccccaaatcaaatgtaaaaaaaaaatcttgataacaagatgcattctaattgtaatatttcaatacaacatattttaaaaaactcattccgcgcatggcgcgggttatcatctagtaagTTAATGTTTTGAAAAAACGGGATAAAATCCAGTATTTATATCATCATTTTGATAGTTAAAGAGTGTCTATAAACCGAATCGAACCAAAATGTCTTTAGACCGGAAACGAACCGGAACAAAAGATTTATCTGAAGCATAGCGAGTCCTCGATGGGTTTAACTTTAACCAGAGAGACAGACACAGAAGAAGAAGCATAAACCCTTATTCCCCCTCCATGGCAACTACCCTTTGAAATCTCATTTTCTCTGCAAATGGCTACTTCGATCTCTCTCCTCCTCATCATAAAACGCATCTCCCTCTCCAACATAAACCCTAAAAGCCGCCGCCTTTTCCAGCCATTCCTCGTAAAACCACTCTCCACTTCCTCCGCCCAGACCAACCCTAGCCCTAACTCTTCCCCTGAAGAAAACCGGAAACCTTCCTCCTCTCTATCTTCCCGCCTCAGCTTCGTCTTCGACCAGATCGACGCCATCGAGAAACGCCACTCCGAGCAGGACGAGACCCTCGAGCGTATCCGCGCCTGGCGCCAATCCAAAcaaccacctcctcctcctcctcctactgCTCCTCCTCGACGAGATCCGGATCCCCGAGAAGAAAGATCCGAATCCGAATCCAAATCCGCAGGGGATACTGACTTGACTCAGTCAGTCTTGAGTAAAGAGAATGGTGTGGTGGAGTTGGTGCATCCGTGGCCAGAGTGGATGGAGCTTATGGAGGTACTTGTGAAGCAGAATTACTTTGATCACAGGAGGCAGCGTGACGACGACGACGGAGAAGAAGACGAGATGATGGTGAAGAGTTTGGGAATCGATGTaccatcatcaccatc includes:
- the LOC108826807 gene encoding putative UDP-glucuronate:xylan alpha-glucuronosyltransferase 4 — translated: MKMRSKISRYRNVTQRDLKMGAKTQNSRGRIFMVYLILISLSLVGLIISFKPFSVPNQIITSPSSDDIRIDLPSPVVVSKNPRWLRLVRDYLPAKKLRIGFLNIEEQERESFEADGPSISENVHVSLDPLPENLTWNSLFPEWIDEEKSQCPEIPLPKREGSNADVDVIVAKVPCDGWSENKGLRDVFRLQVNLAAANLAVESGLTKVVYVVFVGSCGPMHEIFKCDERVRRVDDYWVYKPNLPRLKQKLLMPVGSCHVASPFAQLGQEAWRPKDKDKLTSDAIRKHRVAYVTVLHSSEAYVCGAIALAQSIRQSGSNKDMILLHDRSITNRSLIGLSSAGWNLRLIDRIRSPFAEKDSYNEWNYSKLRVWQVTDYDKLLFIDADIIVVKKLDHLFYYPQLSAAGNDKVLFNSGVMIVEPSACLFKDLMEKSSKIESYNGGDQGFLNENFVWWHRLSKRVNTMKFFAENFKGTRDLPDDLEGLHYLGLKPWVCYRDYDCNWDMKLRHEFASDSVHEKWWKVYDKMPEQLKGYCGLNKKMKYRIEKWRKIAEKDSLPDRHWEIEVRDPRKNNLVQ